The proteins below come from a single Tachypleus tridentatus isolate NWPU-2018 chromosome 13, ASM421037v1, whole genome shotgun sequence genomic window:
- the LOC143240320 gene encoding uncharacterized protein LOC143240320 isoform X3, producing the protein MMKSSTSYEPLTAEKCVVATVGTSSWLWRQYDYRWRFNNVAEHACCFYGLYVWMFLCLSGLGCSSLYHCFTRFSRAEINLSKKSYFDVVWAFIGTLLNQGSNLNAQSIACRVLLSLWYLTSLLFVCCFSGLIISSIARRKHVTLDTILTSNYYEPLLLNGSIIHFYSTTNVADESLLRDLKRKVKPSKYKSYHIYSDEILDEAEFNKKVLLPMYSELRSALSGRYLRRKECSFLISRTRYYPTPLSIALGKHLPVCLREDIKARIEMMQQSLLIDQWLKNYTRYADNCLQTKESRLTSQPLTIQDLMVIYFGGVFGILVSLATLLGEIIWKKISMTYTQTSQ; encoded by the exons atgatgaaatcgagtacatcgtatgaACCGTTAACGgctgaaaagtgtgtag TGGCCACCGTGGGTACAAGTAGCTGGTTATGGCGACAATATGACTATAGATGGCGTTTTAACAATGTTGCTGAACACGCTTGCTGTTTCTATGGGCTTTAC GTTTGGATGTTTCTGTGTTTGTCTGGCTTGGGCTGTTCATCACTTTATCACTGTTTTACTCGCTTCTCCAGGGCTGAGATAAATCTTAGTAAAAAAAGTTACTTTGATGTCGTGTGGGCCTTTATTGGAACTCTGCTAAATCAAG gaTCGAATCTCAACGCGCAGTCGATCGCGTGCCGTGTCCTACTCAGCCTGTGGTATCTCACcagtctattgtttgtttgttgtttcagtGGTTTGATTATTTCGTCTATAGCAAGAAGAAAACACGTTACTTTAGACACCATTCTCACTTCAAATTATTACGAACCCTTGTTACTAAACGGTTCTATTATTCATTTCTATTCTACAACC AATGTTGCCGATGAGTCCTTGTTGAGAGACTTGAAAAGGAAAGTAAAACCTAGTAAGTACAAAAGTTATCATATCTACAGCGACGAAATTCTAGACGAAGCTGAGTTTAACAAGAAAGTGCTTTTACCAATGTATTCAGAACTTCGAAGTGCATTATCAGGAAGGTACCTGAGAAGGAAGGAATGCTCTTTCTTAATTTCAAGAACTCGTTATTATCCAACTCCTTTATCCATTGCACTAGGAAAACATCTGCCAGTATGTTTAAGAGAGGATATCAAAGCCAG GATTGAAATGATGCAACAAAGCTTGCTCATTGACCAGTGGTTGAAAAACTATACCCGATACGCTGACAACTGTCTGCAGACTAAAGAAAGTCGATTAACGTCTCAGCCGTTAACCATTCAAGACCTGATGGTGATTTACTTTGGAGGAGTCTTTGGAATTTTAGTTTCACTCGCAACCTTGCTGGGGGaaataatatggaaaaaaattagtATGACATACACTCAAACATCACAGTAA
- the LOC143240320 gene encoding glutamate receptor ionotropic, kainate 2-like isoform X1 translates to MLLSSPLRVTSAGWPPWVQVAGYGDNMTIDGVLTMLLNTLAVSMGFTYKLIDPRRDKLYPRGEYYINDMIRLLEDKTADIALFNFIPTNERLQKVDFPGFFYVDNIRLLFGKSQNQVDINFVKTFSWQVWMFLCLSGLGCSSLYHCFTRFSRAEINLSKKSYFDVVWAFIGTLLNQGSNLNAQSIACRVLLSLWYLTSLLFVCCFSGLIISSIARRKHVTLDTILTSNYYEPLLLNGSIIHFYSTTNVADESLLRDLKRKVKPSKYKSYHIYSDEILDEAEFNKKVLLPMYSELRSALSGRYLRRKECSFLISRTRYYPTPLSIALGKHLPVCLREDIKARIEMMQQSLLIDQWLKNYTRYADNCLQTKESRLTSQPLTIQDLMVIYFGGVFGILVSLATLLGEIIWKKISMTYTQTSQ, encoded by the exons ATGCTTCTGTCTTCCCCTCTCCGAGTTACTTCAGCAGgg TGGCCACCGTGGGTACAAGTAGCTGGTTATGGCGACAATATGACTATAGATGGCGTTTTAACAATGTTGCTGAACACGCTTGCTGTTTCTATGGGCTTTAC cTACAAACTAATTGACCCGAGAAGAGACAAGTTATATCCAAGAGGAGAATATTACATTAATGATATGATACGATTACTAGAAGATAAG ACAGCGGACATTGCTTTGTTTAATTTCATCCCGACAAATGAAAGGCTTCAAAAAGTCGACTTTCCGGGATTTTTTTATGTAGACAATATTCGTCTTCTGTTTGGAAAGAGTCAGAACCAGGTGGATATCAATTTCGTGAAGACCTTTAGCTGGCAG GTTTGGATGTTTCTGTGTTTGTCTGGCTTGGGCTGTTCATCACTTTATCACTGTTTTACTCGCTTCTCCAGGGCTGAGATAAATCTTAGTAAAAAAAGTTACTTTGATGTCGTGTGGGCCTTTATTGGAACTCTGCTAAATCAAG gaTCGAATCTCAACGCGCAGTCGATCGCGTGCCGTGTCCTACTCAGCCTGTGGTATCTCACcagtctattgtttgtttgttgtttcagtGGTTTGATTATTTCGTCTATAGCAAGAAGAAAACACGTTACTTTAGACACCATTCTCACTTCAAATTATTACGAACCCTTGTTACTAAACGGTTCTATTATTCATTTCTATTCTACAACC AATGTTGCCGATGAGTCCTTGTTGAGAGACTTGAAAAGGAAAGTAAAACCTAGTAAGTACAAAAGTTATCATATCTACAGCGACGAAATTCTAGACGAAGCTGAGTTTAACAAGAAAGTGCTTTTACCAATGTATTCAGAACTTCGAAGTGCATTATCAGGAAGGTACCTGAGAAGGAAGGAATGCTCTTTCTTAATTTCAAGAACTCGTTATTATCCAACTCCTTTATCCATTGCACTAGGAAAACATCTGCCAGTATGTTTAAGAGAGGATATCAAAGCCAG GATTGAAATGATGCAACAAAGCTTGCTCATTGACCAGTGGTTGAAAAACTATACCCGATACGCTGACAACTGTCTGCAGACTAAAGAAAGTCGATTAACGTCTCAGCCGTTAACCATTCAAGACCTGATGGTGATTTACTTTGGAGGAGTCTTTGGAATTTTAGTTTCACTCGCAACCTTGCTGGGGGaaataatatggaaaaaaattagtATGACATACACTCAAACATCACAGTAA
- the LOC143240320 gene encoding glutamate receptor ionotropic, kainate 2-like isoform X2, translated as MTIDGVLTMLLNTLAVSMGFTYKLIDPRRDKLYPRGEYYINDMIRLLEDKTADIALFNFIPTNERLQKVDFPGFFYVDNIRLLFGKSQNQVDINFVKTFSWQVWMFLCLSGLGCSSLYHCFTRFSRAEINLSKKSYFDVVWAFIGTLLNQGSNLNAQSIACRVLLSLWYLTSLLFVCCFSGLIISSIARRKHVTLDTILTSNYYEPLLLNGSIIHFYSTTNVADESLLRDLKRKVKPSKYKSYHIYSDEILDEAEFNKKVLLPMYSELRSALSGRYLRRKECSFLISRTRYYPTPLSIALGKHLPVCLREDIKARIEMMQQSLLIDQWLKNYTRYADNCLQTKESRLTSQPLTIQDLMVIYFGGVFGILVSLATLLGEIIWKKISMTYTQTSQ; from the exons ATGACTATAGATGGCGTTTTAACAATGTTGCTGAACACGCTTGCTGTTTCTATGGGCTTTAC cTACAAACTAATTGACCCGAGAAGAGACAAGTTATATCCAAGAGGAGAATATTACATTAATGATATGATACGATTACTAGAAGATAAG ACAGCGGACATTGCTTTGTTTAATTTCATCCCGACAAATGAAAGGCTTCAAAAAGTCGACTTTCCGGGATTTTTTTATGTAGACAATATTCGTCTTCTGTTTGGAAAGAGTCAGAACCAGGTGGATATCAATTTCGTGAAGACCTTTAGCTGGCAG GTTTGGATGTTTCTGTGTTTGTCTGGCTTGGGCTGTTCATCACTTTATCACTGTTTTACTCGCTTCTCCAGGGCTGAGATAAATCTTAGTAAAAAAAGTTACTTTGATGTCGTGTGGGCCTTTATTGGAACTCTGCTAAATCAAG gaTCGAATCTCAACGCGCAGTCGATCGCGTGCCGTGTCCTACTCAGCCTGTGGTATCTCACcagtctattgtttgtttgttgtttcagtGGTTTGATTATTTCGTCTATAGCAAGAAGAAAACACGTTACTTTAGACACCATTCTCACTTCAAATTATTACGAACCCTTGTTACTAAACGGTTCTATTATTCATTTCTATTCTACAACC AATGTTGCCGATGAGTCCTTGTTGAGAGACTTGAAAAGGAAAGTAAAACCTAGTAAGTACAAAAGTTATCATATCTACAGCGACGAAATTCTAGACGAAGCTGAGTTTAACAAGAAAGTGCTTTTACCAATGTATTCAGAACTTCGAAGTGCATTATCAGGAAGGTACCTGAGAAGGAAGGAATGCTCTTTCTTAATTTCAAGAACTCGTTATTATCCAACTCCTTTATCCATTGCACTAGGAAAACATCTGCCAGTATGTTTAAGAGAGGATATCAAAGCCAG GATTGAAATGATGCAACAAAGCTTGCTCATTGACCAGTGGTTGAAAAACTATACCCGATACGCTGACAACTGTCTGCAGACTAAAGAAAGTCGATTAACGTCTCAGCCGTTAACCATTCAAGACCTGATGGTGATTTACTTTGGAGGAGTCTTTGGAATTTTAGTTTCACTCGCAACCTTGCTGGGGGaaataatatggaaaaaaattagtATGACATACACTCAAACATCACAGTAA